In Melanotaenia boesemani isolate fMelBoe1 chromosome 1, fMelBoe1.pri, whole genome shotgun sequence, the genomic window CAAGCAGACTGACAAGTCACTTTTTGTGTAAATTGTTAATAGCTTACTGTTCAAACTACTACTGCCACTACCCAGTTCATTTACACTGAGATTCTTACATTAGGTGAGCAATAGATCCTGATATAAACATGTGTAGGTCTGAAGCCAGAGACAATATAAGACCATGTGACACTGACTGGATTATTTTTATCCCTGAGCAGAGAGAGTCTgagcactgacacacacacacacacacacacacacacacacacacatacacacatctgtCACAAAAGCAGAACAACAGCAGGTTAATGTAGACACACACCTGGTAAAATTCTACCAAGCAGTGCATCCATCAGCCAGAAAGATTTCTCTTCATCTTTTGTGATGATAAGTAGATACCCAGCAATGAAGTTCATCCCCTGAAGGCAAACAGACACGCTCAGGTTACACGTGTTTCATGAACTCTGCACAAACAGGTTTTATCAGAATTTAAAGCTCTTAAggtgccatttaaaaaaaaaagctgtgagaAAACAGCCTCCAaaaccccttttttttaaagaaacttgaCAGAATGGTCAATACCcaccataaaacctttatttcgCAGCCTCAACAAACCTATGTGATATACAAATATAGTGGATTAAACCTATGATTTTTTACTCTAAATAACTAGTATTTGTCaatatagaaaatgtaaaaggccAGGTCTGAGACAGAGGTAATGAAAGAGCTGCATCTGGTCTTCATGGGATAAAACTCAAAGGGATTGAGCAGTACCTTTTCCACTGAcatgattaaagaaaaacaccaatATAAACTGAAACAGGCTGCCTATCATTATGAATGAATAGGTTCcaattgtattttgtgaaaGATAGAACCATCAGTGTAGTCATATTTGAATTGTAAACCAGGCTGCATACTGACTGAAATTTGCATTTCAAATATTAACATGGACCTATAATGAGCTAACACGCAGCAGCCTTTCTCTGGACACATGAGAAAGTTAAATACTACTTCATCTATAAACACAAGATCAGCCATTTCTTTCTTAATTGTATGTAAGCATATTATCCAACAAGagattttacacttttttatgtatgtattgtTCTGTTATGCTTGCAACAGTCTGCACTGCATTTTTCCTTCAAATATCTGAGACCTTTTTGATCGATTTTCATACCATAATCTTGAGCAATTAAGTGTTAGacattttcttgtatttttaatgtacaaccccaaacaaaaaaaataaaacactgcaacaatacaaatgcaaatttgcaacattaaaatgataaatgttttgctttaaaaaaaaagggaggaaaaaatagTCACATTAAAAAATTTCCACTTAAAAACTCTTGAGTGAGGGTAAAATATTTAGCAAAACTCTAGCTTGGATTTTGGTGAGGTTGATTGTTACCTGGCAGTATCCCACTGCTGGATTGTGGTGACCATAGGCCAGTAGCACATTGTAAAGGGCTTTCTGCAGACATGGGCTGGATGTCTTACGGAATTGGATGTTGTCTGGAAATGTTCTGTTCAAgtctgaaaagagaaaacaatcaTGCTTATTGCAATGCTTTTGTGTCTATAAATACAATACAGTACTCTGATTATTTTAACTTAGTATAAAACACTTaaagtaattgtttttttaatttattttcataaacaaTCTAGACAGTAGGAGCTGATTCAAGTTTAGTTTATAAAAGATGGGAGATTATGGCCataattctttgtatttttatgtgtcaGGACTTTTTTAGGAGCTCTGAATGATCACATGGGTGGATGAGAAACTGTTCCATTGCCTGACCTGTCCTGATAGTCTCAATGAGTTTAGGGTCTTGCTGGGCTGCCAGCATGGACTGGTAGTATCCTGGGTTCTTCTCTAGCTGGTCCTGAGCCCCGCTGGCTGTCATCCAGATCAGAGTTCGGTGCTCATTTGGAATCCCCTTGCGTACAAAACGCTTTACTAAACAACAAAGagaatgtttacatttacctGAGTTATGGTGCATGTTCTCATTCTAGGTGGATACTGGTGTGTTTTCACTCACATTTTGTACTCTTTTGCACCTTGCTTTTACCCTTAAGTAGTTTGGACCACTTGATGGATCGTCGGGTGAGCACAACCAGATACTCAGACATGAGCTCTTCATATGACTCATAATCAAAATCCTCTGAGCGTTCAAAGCCATATGGATCCACTCTGCATCAAAAAGCACAAAGTCACAAACTGATTTTAAGAAATACCTACAAACGAGGAAGTTTCAGTAACCATAAAGTCTCAATATCACAGCCCATTGCGccttaaaataaacagcttCCAATTAAAAAATGAGAACTTGTCCAACTATGCTTTTACTCCTAAACTGGGATGTTATTCATATTTGAGATAAGACAGTGTCTAAAGTTAATCTACTGCAGTACAAAAAGACTGAGAACTACTTTGCAAAACAATCTTTGCACAGTATGTGTATCTACATGTCATGGATGAAAAAGGTGTGGGTATAAATGGCTCAGCCTAATGCCTTAGGTAACATGTTAATCTCCCTGCAGCTTAACCCTTCCACAAAAGCAAAGTCATTTCTGAGGAACTAATGAACCTGCACACCAGCAATGCTGTGTGGTTCAGTACATGTGCTCTGAACGTGTTCCAGCACAACCAGCATTAAGTAATTTGACGCAACACatatgccacacacacactgcaaacaCTTGGTGAAAGGAAAATTATCATTATACCAGGGTTGTGCCTTACATCTGAGTGTCCTTGAtgtcaaaacaaaagcaaggCCATTCGTTAGATTTTTCAGTGAAGTTTATCAATGTGGCACCTAACCAAGTGCTGGTTTGTTATCactttttttaactacatttctTTCTTGAATACACGAGGAATAGCCATAGTgaatggagttttttttttccaacactaAACATTTGGTTTGCATGGTTTTAAGTAGATCCAAGCCATTCAGAGCCCTGCAACAGATCCTACATTAAGATCTTAAAATTCAAATTACTTAAACAGTTAAGTTAGTTCACCTTTATAATGAGTTTAAAGGCTGAGGTTGATCAAATCACCCCCAACACGAATAGTCTTAATATGTAGACTTAACTGTTttagtagaaaaaaatgtagctCAAGGTTCATAAtaatcataaattaaatattttaaggaACTTTAATCTCTGACACGTCAAACTAAAACTCTTGTTATCTTCTATATATGACATCTTAAAGAGCATTATCATTATATTCAGGCTTATTCAAAACAGTGGTaaggaaaaataactttttcaataataacCCTAAAAACCTGCTAAAACCTGATCGTAACTGAGCATCTGTAACTTAAAacacggtaaaaaaaaaaaaaaaaaaaaaaaaagttttaagactTAAGATTACCAGCCCTATTCAcagaaattaatcaaataaaataactaaatgatcAGGCCAGTGGGACCTTACAATTACTGTGGTTTGTTCAAATACGAAGGCACGCGACCATAGTTTTGAGCTAATGTTAATTTAGCTAATTATTAGAAGCTACAAATTAGTAACGGTTTAAACTATCTGACACTTCTTCCAATTTCCACATAACCACAAAAGTATCAGCCTCTTGGTTTTCTCAGTAGGCAAGAAACTCGAAGAACCATACGGTTCCCACATTgataaaactgagattttaactatttttgaGTACGGTCGGTGAATGAACAGTTACATTTGCCAGCATTACCTGTCCACTCTGTCTTTAGCTTTACTCTCGGTGAGGGAGTGGGTCCCGTTGGTCGACTTGTTCCTCTCCATTGCCTCTTCTGCTCCAGCGATATCCTGAAAAGTTTATCTAGGATCCCTGCTTGAATCAGCTGTCCCGTTTTCTTCAACAGGTTCACAGTTTACATCAAGGACAGCTGTTAAAGTTAAGCTAAATTCGCCTGAACGCTcaatttgtccatgtttgcgTGCTGAGAAGAAAATAGGCAGGACTGTGCTCTCCGAGGATTAACATGCTATGTCGAAAAAAGGAAAGCAGTGAAAGGTATTATTAAGCTTTTCCCAAATTATTACGTTATTATAAGTCGAtttctcaaatatttttttcatcgACCCACGGATGGTCGGGCAAGCTGTATGGCGAGTGTGGAGTTTGACTCGAATTTTATCGCCATCCACAGGCACCTGCTGCTGGTCCCTGGATCCTTGTAGTTCGACTAACTTACCGGAACGACCAGGATAATGCTACCTAA contains:
- the grtp1a gene encoding growth hormone-regulated TBC protein 1-A, with product MERNKSTNGTHSLTESKAKDRVDRVDPYGFERSEDFDYESYEELMSEYLVVLTRRSIKWSKLLKGKSKVQKSTKLKRFVRKGIPNEHRTLIWMTASGAQDQLEKNPGYYQSMLAAQQDPKLIETIRTDLNRTFPDNIQFRKTSSPCLQKALYNVLLAYGHHNPAVGYCQGMNFIAGYLLIITKDEEKSFWLMDALLGRILPDYYTPAMLGLKTDQEVLGELVKIKIPQVWQVMVEHNVMWTLVVSRWFICLYIDILPVETVLRIWDCLFYEGSKILFRVALTLIHHNQATIGEAKSLPDVCQSFKLITHGPFVDECHTLMQKIFTEPGSLSMATLTKLRATCRARILAEES